A genome region from bacterium includes the following:
- the dnaX gene encoding DNA polymerase III subunit gamma/tau: MSYRALARKYRPATFTEVVGQEHVTRTLRAALRKDKLSHAYLFSGSRGCGKTTVARLLAKALNCREGQIDEPCGVCGICRGIAAGTYLDVLEIDAASHTGVDNIRELRDMAQYTPSQGSNRVFIIDEVHMLSKGAFNALLKILEEPPARVFFFFATTEPNRIPRTILSRCQRFDFRLLTRDELSGRVTEIVAAEGKELDAGALRLVVAQAEGSMRDALSILDQVLAACDDTVDEQAIIELFGLVRADVFTELNEAILAHDPARILQMAENAAASGGNLDDFARELVDNFRHLLLLRIDPDLAAGILLPEDQLQTLLQQSERFAVQDLLALLDHASRGFERIHRSTQPRVLLEALLVELALLESRVLLSDLVRRFETLTGMPHAGGDAGGTAPAASGGRKRLPGAAGGA, from the coding sequence ATGTCCTACCGCGCGCTGGCCCGCAAGTACCGTCCCGCGACCTTCACCGAAGTTGTGGGCCAGGAACATGTGACCCGGACCCTGCGCGCGGCCCTGCGCAAGGACAAGCTGTCCCACGCCTACCTCTTCTCCGGCTCGCGCGGCTGTGGCAAGACCACCGTGGCCCGACTTCTCGCCAAGGCGCTCAATTGCCGCGAGGGTCAGATCGATGAGCCCTGCGGGGTCTGCGGGATCTGCCGCGGCATCGCCGCCGGCACCTATCTGGACGTGCTGGAGATCGACGCCGCCTCGCACACCGGTGTGGACAACATCCGCGAGCTGCGGGACATGGCCCAGTACACACCCAGCCAGGGGTCCAACCGGGTCTTCATCATCGACGAGGTCCACATGCTGTCCAAGGGCGCCTTCAACGCCCTGCTGAAGATCCTCGAGGAGCCGCCGGCGCGCGTCTTCTTCTTCTTCGCCACCACCGAACCCAACCGCATCCCGCGCACGATCCTCTCGCGCTGCCAGCGCTTCGACTTTCGCCTGCTGACCCGCGATGAACTTTCCGGACGCGTCACCGAGATCGTCGCGGCCGAGGGCAAGGAACTCGACGCCGGAGCCCTGCGCCTGGTCGTGGCCCAGGCCGAGGGCTCCATGCGCGACGCCCTGAGCATCCTCGACCAGGTGCTTGCCGCCTGCGACGACACCGTGGACGAACAGGCCATCATCGAACTCTTCGGCCTGGTTCGCGCCGATGTCTTCACCGAACTCAACGAGGCGATCCTGGCCCACGACCCGGCGCGGATCCTGCAGATGGCCGAGAACGCGGCCGCGAGCGGTGGCAACCTGGACGATTTCGCGCGTGAGCTGGTCGACAATTTCCGCCATCTCCTGCTCCTGCGCATCGATCCCGACCTGGCGGCGGGCATCCTCCTGCCCGAGGATCAGCTGCAGACCCTGTTGCAGCAGAGCGAACGCTTCGCCGTGCAGGATCTGCTGGCCCTGCTCGACCACGCCAGCCGCGGCTTCGAGCGCATCCACCGCAGCACTCAGCCGCGCGTGCTGCTGGAAGCCCTCCTGGTGGAGCTGGCCTTGCTGGAATCCCGCGTCCTGCTGTCGGATCTGGTGCGCCGTTTCGAGACCCTGACCGGCATGCCGCACGCCGGTGGCGACGCGGGCGGGACGGCTCCGGCCGCCAGCGGAGGGCGAAAGCGCCTGCCGGGTGCGGCGGGCGGTGCG
- a CDS encoding nucleoside deaminase translates to MRVALEEARLAGDAGDVPVGTVIVREGVPIGRGRNQVEVQKDPTAHAEILAIGAAASTLGDWRLDECILYTTLEPCTMCAGAILLGRPRCIVYGARDPRAGALVSTGDLLAANPYNLDFEVIGGILEAECADLLRTFFRDLRGVGGR, encoded by the coding sequence ATGCGCGTGGCTCTGGAGGAGGCGCGGCTGGCCGGGGACGCGGGCGACGTGCCGGTCGGCACCGTGATCGTGCGTGAAGGTGTGCCCATCGGGCGGGGGCGCAACCAGGTCGAAGTCCAGAAGGATCCCACCGCTCACGCGGAGATCCTGGCTATCGGTGCCGCGGCGTCGACGCTGGGCGACTGGCGCCTGGACGAGTGCATCCTCTATACCACCCTGGAGCCCTGCACCATGTGCGCCGGCGCCATCCTGCTGGGGCGTCCCCGCTGTATCGTCTACGGCGCGCGTGACCCGCGGGCGGGTGCGCTGGTCTCCACGGGCGACCTGCTCGCCGCGAATCCATACAACCTGGATTTCGAGGTGATCGGCGGTATCCTCGAGGCGGAATGCGCGGATCTGCTGCGGACATTTTTCCGCGATTTGCGCGGGGTCGGAGGCCGGTAA
- a CDS encoding fibronectin type III domain-containing protein, whose amino-acid sequence MSSHDDLDTLRIRTSRPLILRFLLCLVFGAACLSPVAAAGQSMTEGPGGPILVVADTGNPFGLYAAEILRTEGLNAFAVVDLSEVSALLLADYDVVILGETPLTSFQAGLFGDWVTGGGNLIAMRPDAQLAGLLGLTPAGGTLAEGYILIDTTSTAGRGLVGETIQFHGEADLYDLDGATALAALYADATTPTTNPALTLNAVGALGGQAAAFAYDLNASVILTRQGNPALVGLDRDGDSRVRPNDLFIGDNPGVDDWVDLDKVHIPQADEQQRLLANLIIEMSRDRVVLPRFWYFPQGHRAVVVMTCDDHNGGWTTGRFDQHLAESPPDCALEDWECVRATAYIYSGNPMTDAQAAAYTGQGFEVALHVNTGCTSWTDYAHLESMYAAQMAGFQAAYPSLPNPDGNRNHCVIWSDWLSNAQIESDYGIRIDNTYYYENTPAWNINGHPGMFTGSGLPMRFADLDGTMVDVFQSTTQMTDESGQSYPFTVDALLDRALGPDGYFGAFCCNMHSDYEVSNGSTQAPIIVASAQARGVPVISARQMLHWLDARNASSFASLAWSANTLTFDVVKDPGALNLEGMLPVLSATGTLVSLTFDGSPLAYLTETIKGVEYAIYTAEDGSYVAQYDEDTTPPVITNVAHSQTHYSTATITWQTDEPAASRVDCGVDSMLLDQSVTGGAYVTDHALDLTGLEASTVYYYRVTATDAWDNAATDPAAGEHVFFTLGMPCFVDEIVEDFAAGDTGSGTFVAEIGDGAVVLAPTVGEIFAGAALPPDWENVVADPNGTAVVGGGLLVLDGARAHPLATFAYPVADEVRTLEFKATYNTGIYQHAGFGLTFQEYPYAIFSTSGTGGAIFIHTRLDASTGLSESISSSYLGAPHTYRIEWRAGTVDYYIDGDHVGQHAYGITTDLRPVFFDRYTGAPTLDIDWVHMSDFSAAGSFESHVHGTGATSFWEAANWTADVPDGTTLELYVRTGDTLVPDGGWTPFTLLPASGAAIAINSQFIQYRADLSTSDVGLTPALEDIAISCLVGNDEVPPIITALTATPDPEGESATVTWETNEPADSWLDYGTDPEDLPLGVGETALVASHSLDLTGLDPGTIYYYRVTSTDEADNAATEPPLGEPAASFVTPVPPAPDCFVDDMTADFEAGSPDGDVAIAEYDDGELILMPAAGSDFGGDALPGGWYTYFNAGGSATVGGGVLTLNGGRVGPGSLYPPERSVEFRAIFRNVSNQHAGFGETYTELHWAMFSTRSGGALYARTRQDDTYTDESIGSGYFDAYHLYRADWYVDHVEYFVDDVPVASHPIAVTSDLRPLVNDSTADGTDLVVDWLRMTPYAAAGSFESRIYNAGAVADWDAAFWSGQEPAGTSLLLYYRAGDTGVPDGSWTPYTSLPVSGTVIGESSQFIQYRVDLATADTSVTPSLEEMHIACLIPADEIPPTITDLAAAPSPDGTSVTITWTTDEAADSRVDHDIIEAPLRLSVSDPALVTDHTIQVDGLIPGLTYYYRVTSADEAANPATEPPPAQPPATFVTPLPACAFDDVVADFEAGTGTGHLVANTYNGEVMLIPTEGSEFEGDSLPGGWSLYAQAPGGTAVVTGGQLVVDGARPGCDALYAPGRSVEFYGTFENVTNMHVGFGETFGELHWAIFSTGGSGTGLKARTRQDAVLFDTTLAAGYQGAPHLFRIDWQTTAVDFYIDGSPVAHHDISVTSSLRVLVSDTTVDSYALAVDWLRMTPYVAAASFESRIFDSGEMGYWDAIGWVGDEPAGTGITVLARAGETPTPDGSWTAYVSVPTSGQELPVTGRYLQYRADLTTADPAVTPALQQLSVMCGTAVSVPDQPDVPAVTVLRPNYPNPFNPRTTFSFGLARAGRVSLRLYAVDGRLVRTLVDGPLPAGYHDVTWDGTDEAGRRLASGAYFVRFVSADHIGTDRVMLIK is encoded by the coding sequence ATGTCATCGCACGACGATCTCGACACTCTCCGCATCCGGACCTCACGTCCGCTCATCCTGCGATTCCTGCTCTGCCTCGTCTTCGGCGCCGCCTGCCTGTCGCCGGTCGCCGCAGCCGGGCAGTCGATGACCGAGGGCCCCGGAGGTCCGATTCTCGTGGTCGCCGACACCGGCAATCCCTTCGGGCTCTACGCCGCCGAGATCCTGCGCACGGAGGGGCTGAACGCCTTCGCCGTGGTCGACCTCTCCGAGGTCTCCGCGCTCCTGCTCGCGGACTACGACGTGGTCATCCTCGGCGAGACGCCGCTCACCTCGTTCCAGGCCGGGCTGTTCGGTGACTGGGTCACCGGCGGCGGCAACCTGATCGCCATGCGCCCGGACGCCCAGCTGGCCGGTCTGCTCGGCCTGACACCCGCCGGCGGCACGTTGGCGGAGGGCTACATCCTGATCGACACCACGTCGACGGCTGGTCGCGGGCTCGTCGGCGAGACGATCCAGTTCCACGGCGAGGCCGATCTCTACGATCTGGACGGGGCGACAGCGCTGGCCGCCCTCTACGCGGACGCCACCACGCCGACGACGAACCCGGCCCTGACCCTGAACGCCGTGGGCGCGCTGGGCGGACAGGCGGCGGCCTTCGCCTACGACCTCAACGCGTCGGTGATCCTGACCCGCCAGGGCAATCCGGCGCTGGTGGGCCTGGACCGCGACGGCGATTCCCGCGTGCGCCCCAACGACCTGTTCATCGGAGACAACCCCGGCGTCGACGACTGGGTCGACCTGGACAAGGTCCATATACCCCAGGCCGACGAGCAGCAGAGGCTGCTGGCCAACCTGATCATCGAGATGAGCCGCGACCGCGTGGTCCTGCCCCGTTTCTGGTACTTCCCCCAGGGGCACCGGGCCGTCGTGGTCATGACCTGCGACGATCACAACGGCGGCTGGACCACCGGCCGCTTCGACCAGCACCTGGCCGAGAGCCCACCGGACTGCGCGCTGGAGGACTGGGAATGCGTCCGCGCCACCGCCTACATCTACTCCGGCAATCCCATGACCGACGCCCAGGCCGCGGCTTACACCGGCCAGGGCTTCGAGGTCGCCCTGCACGTTAACACCGGCTGCACGTCCTGGACTGACTACGCGCACCTCGAGAGCATGTACGCCGCGCAGATGGCGGGCTTCCAGGCCGCCTATCCGAGCCTGCCCAATCCCGACGGCAACCGCAACCACTGCGTGATCTGGAGCGACTGGCTCTCCAACGCCCAGATCGAGTCCGACTACGGCATCCGCATCGACAACACCTACTACTACGAGAACACGCCGGCCTGGAACATCAACGGTCATCCCGGCATGTTCACCGGGTCCGGCCTGCCGATGCGTTTCGCCGACCTCGACGGCACCATGGTCGACGTCTTCCAGTCCACCACCCAGATGACCGACGAGTCCGGACAGAGCTACCCCTTCACCGTGGACGCCCTGCTCGACCGGGCGCTGGGCCCCGACGGCTACTTCGGCGCCTTCTGCTGCAACATGCATTCCGATTACGAGGTGTCGAACGGTTCCACGCAAGCGCCCATCATCGTCGCCTCGGCCCAGGCGCGGGGCGTGCCGGTCATCAGCGCGCGCCAGATGCTGCACTGGCTCGACGCGCGCAACGCCTCGTCCTTCGCCTCGCTGGCGTGGAGCGCCAACACGCTCACCTTCGATGTCGTCAAGGACCCGGGCGCGCTCAACCTCGAGGGCATGCTGCCCGTGCTCTCGGCGACCGGGACCCTGGTCTCCCTCACCTTCGACGGCTCTCCCCTCGCGTACCTGACCGAGACGATCAAGGGCGTCGAGTACGCCATCTACACGGCCGAGGACGGCAGCTACGTGGCGCAATACGACGAGGACACGACGCCGCCGGTGATCACGAACGTCGCCCACAGCCAGACCCACTACAGCACCGCCACGATCACCTGGCAGACCGACGAGCCGGCAGCATCGCGGGTGGATTGCGGCGTCGATTCCATGCTGCTCGACCAGTCGGTCACCGGCGGCGCGTACGTGACGGACCACGCCCTCGACCTGACCGGCCTGGAAGCCAGCACGGTCTACTATTACCGGGTGACCGCGACGGATGCCTGGGACAACGCCGCCACCGATCCTGCAGCCGGCGAACACGTCTTCTTCACGCTGGGCATGCCGTGCTTCGTCGACGAGATCGTCGAGGACTTCGCCGCCGGCGATACCGGGTCCGGGACTTTCGTCGCCGAGATCGGTGACGGAGCCGTCGTCCTGGCGCCCACCGTCGGCGAGATCTTCGCGGGCGCCGCCTTGCCGCCCGACTGGGAGAACGTCGTGGCCGATCCGAACGGCACCGCCGTCGTAGGCGGCGGACTTCTGGTCCTGGACGGGGCCCGCGCCCATCCCCTCGCCACCTTCGCCTATCCGGTCGCGGACGAGGTGCGCACGCTGGAATTCAAGGCCACTTATAACACCGGCATCTATCAGCACGCCGGCTTCGGACTCACGTTCCAGGAATATCCGTACGCGATCTTCAGCACCTCCGGTACCGGCGGGGCCATTTTCATCCATACGCGTCTGGACGCCAGCACGGGCTTGTCCGAGTCGATCAGCTCCAGCTATCTCGGCGCGCCCCATACCTACCGGATAGAATGGCGCGCCGGCACCGTCGACTACTACATCGACGGCGACCACGTCGGTCAGCACGCCTACGGCATCACGACCGACCTGCGCCCGGTGTTCTTCGATCGCTATACGGGAGCGCCGACCCTGGACATCGACTGGGTGCACATGTCCGACTTCAGCGCCGCCGGCAGTTTCGAGTCGCACGTCCACGGCACCGGCGCCACGTCGTTCTGGGAGGCGGCCAACTGGACCGCCGACGTGCCGGACGGCACGACGCTGGAGCTCTACGTCCGGACCGGCGACACGCTCGTCCCCGACGGCGGCTGGACGCCATTCACCCTCCTGCCCGCGAGCGGCGCCGCAATCGCTATCAACTCGCAGTTCATACAGTATCGCGCGGACCTGAGCACGTCCGACGTCGGCCTGACGCCGGCGCTCGAGGATATCGCCATCAGCTGTCTGGTCGGGAACGACGAGGTGCCACCGATCATCACGGCGCTCACGGCGACGCCGGATCCGGAGGGCGAATCGGCGACGGTCACCTGGGAGACCAACGAGCCGGCGGACTCGTGGCTCGACTACGGCACCGATCCGGAGGACCTCCCGCTCGGCGTGGGCGAAACGGCTCTCGTCGCCTCGCATAGCCTCGACCTGACCGGGCTGGACCCGGGCACCATCTACTACTACCGCGTCACGTCGACCGACGAGGCGGACAACGCGGCGACCGAACCGCCGCTCGGCGAGCCGGCCGCCTCCTTCGTCACGCCAGTGCCGCCGGCGCCGGACTGTTTCGTCGATGACATGACGGCCGATTTCGAGGCAGGCAGCCCCGACGGCGACGTCGCCATCGCCGAATACGACGACGGCGAGCTCATCCTGATGCCCGCCGCGGGCAGCGACTTCGGCGGCGACGCGTTGCCCGGCGGCTGGTACACGTACTTCAACGCGGGCGGCAGCGCCACCGTGGGCGGCGGCGTGCTGACCCTCAACGGCGGACGCGTCGGTCCCGGCTCCCTCTACCCCCCGGAGCGTTCGGTCGAATTCAGGGCCATCTTCCGGAACGTGTCCAACCAGCATGCCGGCTTCGGCGAGACCTACACCGAGCTGCACTGGGCCATGTTCTCGACCCGCTCGGGAGGCGCACTCTACGCGCGCACCCGCCAGGACGACACATACACCGACGAGAGCATCGGCAGCGGCTACTTCGATGCGTACCATCTCTACCGCGCCGACTGGTACGTCGATCATGTCGAGTACTTCGTCGACGACGTCCCCGTCGCCAGCCACCCGATCGCCGTCACGTCCGACCTGCGGCCGCTGGTCAACGACTCCACGGCCGACGGCACCGACCTGGTCGTCGACTGGCTGCGCATGACCCCCTACGCCGCCGCTGGCAGTTTCGAGTCGCGGATCTACAACGCCGGCGCGGTGGCGGACTGGGACGCGGCCTTCTGGTCCGGCCAGGAACCCGCCGGCACCAGCCTGCTGCTCTACTACCGGGCCGGCGACACGGGCGTGCCGGACGGCTCGTGGACGCCGTACACCTCGCTCCCCGTCAGCGGCACGGTCATCGGCGAGAGTTCGCAGTTCATCCAGTACCGGGTCGACCTGGCGACCGCCGACACGTCTGTCACGCCATCCCTCGAGGAGATGCACATCGCCTGTCTGATCCCGGCAGACGAGATACCGCCGACGATCACCGACCTGGCGGCGGCGCCGTCACCGGACGGCACCTCGGTCACCATCACCTGGACGACCGACGAAGCGGCCGACTCGCGGGTGGACCACGACATCATCGAGGCCCCGTTGCGGCTGTCGGTGAGCGACCCGGCCCTGGTCACCGACCACACCATCCAGGTCGACGGCCTGATACCCGGCCTTACCTACTACTACCGCGTCACGTCGGCCGACGAGGCGGCGAACCCCGCCACCGAGCCGCCCCCCGCGCAGCCGCCAGCCACCTTCGTCACGCCCCTGCCGGCCTGCGCATTCGACGACGTGGTGGCCGATTTCGAGGCCGGCACGGGCACCGGCCACCTCGTCGCCAACACCTACAACGGCGAGGTGATGCTGATCCCGACCGAGGGTTCGGAGTTCGAGGGCGACAGCCTGCCGGGCGGCTGGTCCCTCTACGCGCAGGCTCCCGGAGGCACGGCCGTGGTGACGGGCGGCCAGCTCGTCGTGGACGGCGCCCGTCCGGGCTGCGATGCGCTCTACGCGCCGGGCCGGTCGGTGGAGTTCTACGGCACCTTCGAGAACGTGACCAACATGCACGTGGGCTTCGGCGAGACCTTCGGCGAATTGCACTGGGCCATCTTCAGCACGGGCGGCAGCGGCACGGGCCTGAAGGCGCGCACGCGGCAGGACGCCGTGCTGTTCGACACCACGCTGGCCGCCGGCTACCAGGGCGCACCGCACCTGTTCCGCATCGACTGGCAGACGACCGCAGTGGACTTCTACATCGACGGGAGCCCCGTGGCTCATCACGACATCTCCGTCACGTCCAGCCTGCGCGTGCTGGTCAGCGACACGACCGTGGACAGCTATGCGCTGGCCGTGGACTGGCTGCGGATGACACCCTACGTAGCCGCGGCGAGCTTCGAGTCGCGCATCTTCGACAGCGGTGAGATGGGTTACTGGGACGCCATCGGCTGGGTCGGCGACGAACCTGCGGGCACCGGGATCACAGTGCTGGCGCGCGCCGGCGAAACGCCGACGCCGGACGGCAGCTGGACCGCCTACGTGTCCGTGCCGACCTCCGGGCAGGAACTCCCCGTGACGGGACGTTACCTGCAGTACAGGGCGGATCTGACGACTGCGGACCCGGCCGTCACGCCTGCGCTGCAACAGCTGAGCGTCATGTGCGGCACGGCCGTGTCGGTGCCCGACCAGCCCGATGTTCCAGCCGTGACCGTACTCCGGCCGAACTACCCCAACCCGTTCAACCCGCGCACGACGTTCTCCTTCGGGCTCGCGCGCGCGGGCCGCGTCTCCCTGAGGCTCTACGCCGTCGACGGTCGGCTGGTCCGGACCCTCGTGGACGGTCCGTTGCCCGCCGGCTATCACGACGTCACCTGGGACGGGACCGACGAGGCGGGACGGCGCCTGGCGTCCGGGGCCTATTTCGTCCGCTTCGTGTCTGCCGACCACATCGGCACCGATCGCGTGATGCTCATCAAGTAG